A DNA window from Lutra lutra chromosome 8, mLutLut1.2, whole genome shotgun sequence contains the following coding sequences:
- the MED21 gene encoding mediator of RNA polymerase II transcription subunit 21 isoform X1, which produces MADRLTQLQDAVNSLADQFCNAIGVLQQCGPPASFSNIQTAINKDQPANPTEEYAQLFAALIARTAKDIDVLIDSLPSEESTAALQAASLYKLEEENHEAATCLEDVVYRGDMLLEKIQSALADIAQSQLKTRSGTHSQSLPDS; this is translated from the exons CTTGCAGATCAGTTTTGTAATGCCATTGGAGTGTTGCAACAGTGTGGTCCTCCTGCTTCTTTTAGTAATATTCAAACAGCAATTAACAAAGATCAGCCAGCTAATCCTACGGAAG AATATGCCCAGCTCTTTGCAGCACTGATTGCACGAACAGCAAAAGACATTGATGTTTTGATAGATTCATTACCCAGTGAAGAATCTACAGCTGCTTTACag GCTGCTAGCTTGTATAAGCTGGAAGAAGAAAACCACGAAGCTGCTACATGTCTGGAGGATGTTGTTTATCGAGGGGACATGCTTCTGGAAAAGATACAAAGTGCACTTGCTGATATTGCGCAGTCACAACTGAAGACAAGGAGTGGTACCCATAGTCAGTCTCTTCCAGACTCCTAG